A segment of the Bacillus licheniformis DSM 13 = ATCC 14580 genome:
CATAAAGGAAGACCGTTTCTCTTCAGTACTTCCCATCCGCCGGCCGTCACTGCGGCATGCATTGAAGCGGTCAATGTGCTGATGGAGGAACCTTCATTGATTAAAAAGCTTTGGGACAATACCGCGTACTTCAAAAAAGAGCTTGAAAAAATCGGCCTTCCGCTGATTAAGAGCGAAACGCCGATTACGCCGATTTTGATCGGTGATGAAGCTGAGGCATGCCGCTTCTCAAACACGCTTTTTGAGCTCGGTTTATTTGCCCAGGCCATTGTATTTCCGACCGTCCCGAAAGGCAAAGCGCGGATCAGAACGATCATGACCGCCCAGCATTCGAAAGAAGAGCTCGATAAAGCGCTTGAAATCATTCAAACCGGCGCTAAAAAAGCGGGTCTGCTTTAAACTCATCGATTTCTTTTTGAACAAAGCAAATAACCATTGATAATCATTTTCAGTTAGTGTACAATGATGGGTTCTGGGTTGTGCTGACAACCGAGAACCTTTATACTGAAGAGTGGAGCTTTGTTTGAAAGGAGATCAAAAACATGAATGAGAAACAGCGCATTGAAAGCGGACAGGTCAATCCATCGGACAAAAAATCCGAGAAGGATTACAGCAAGTACTTCGAAGCTGTTTATGTTCCGCCTTCATTAAAAGATGCGAAAAAACGCGGCAAAGAAGAGGTTAAATACCATAACGATTTTAAAATCTCAGAGCAGTTCAGAGGCATGGGCGAAGGACGGAAGTTTTACATCCGCACGTACGGCTGCCAGATGAATGAGCACGATACCGAAGTGATGGCAGGGATTTTCATGGCGCTCGGCTATGAACCGACCGACTCGACGGAAGATGCAAACGTCATTTTGCTCAACACGTGTGCGATCCGGGAAAACGCGGAAAACAAAGTGTTTGGCGAAATCGGCCATTTAAAAGCTTTGAAAAAAGACAATCCGGATTTGATCCTCGGAGTCTGCGGATGTATGTCCCAGGAAGAATCAGTCGTCAACCGGATTTTAAAGAAACATCCGTTCGTCGATCTGATTTTCGGTACACACAATATCCACCGCTTGCCCGAACTTTTGTCAGAGGCTTATCTGTCAAAAGAAATGGTCATCGAAGTGTGGTCTAAAGAAGGCGATGTCATTGAAAACCTTCCGAAAGTCCGCACCGGCAAAATTAAAGGCTGGGTCAACATCATGTACGGCTGCGACAAGTTCTGTACGTACTGCATCGTGCCGTACACAAGAGGAAAAGAACGAAGCAGACGTCCTGAAGACATCATCCAGGAAGTGAGAAGGCTTGCGGCTGAAGGCTACAAAGAAATCACGCTTCTCGGACAGAACGTCAACGCCTACGGCAAAGATTTTGAGGATATGGAATACGGACTCGGCCACTTGATGGATGAACTCCGCAAAATCGACATTCCGCGAATCCGCTTCACGACAAGCCATCCGCGCGATTTTGACGACCATCTGATCGAGGTGCTCGCAAAAGGCGGAAACCTTCTGGACCACATCCATCTGCCTGTCCAGTCCGGAAGCTCGGATGTCTTGAAACTGATGGCGCGCAAATACGACCGGGAGCGCTATCTTGAGCTTGTCGCCAAAATTAAAAAAGCGATGCCGAACGCATCCTTAACAACGGACATTATCGTCGGCTTCCCGAACGAAACAGACGAGCAATTTGAAGAAACGCTCTCTTTATACAGAGAGGTTGAATTTGACAGCGCCTATACGTTCATCTACTCGCCTCGCGAAGGAACGCCTGCTGCCAAAATGAAAGACAATGTTCCGATGCGCGTGAAAAAAGAACGGCTTCAGCGGTTAAATGAAGTGGTCAACGAAATTTCCGCGAAGAAAATGAAGGAATATGAGGGGCAGGTTGTCGAAGTGTTAGTAGAGGGTGAAAGTAAAAACAACCCTGATATCCTTGCCG
Coding sequences within it:
- the miaB gene encoding tRNA (N6-isopentenyl adenosine(37)-C2)-methylthiotransferase MiaB; translation: MNEKQRIESGQVNPSDKKSEKDYSKYFEAVYVPPSLKDAKKRGKEEVKYHNDFKISEQFRGMGEGRKFYIRTYGCQMNEHDTEVMAGIFMALGYEPTDSTEDANVILLNTCAIRENAENKVFGEIGHLKALKKDNPDLILGVCGCMSQEESVVNRILKKHPFVDLIFGTHNIHRLPELLSEAYLSKEMVIEVWSKEGDVIENLPKVRTGKIKGWVNIMYGCDKFCTYCIVPYTRGKERSRRPEDIIQEVRRLAAEGYKEITLLGQNVNAYGKDFEDMEYGLGHLMDELRKIDIPRIRFTTSHPRDFDDHLIEVLAKGGNLLDHIHLPVQSGSSDVLKLMARKYDRERYLELVAKIKKAMPNASLTTDIIVGFPNETDEQFEETLSLYREVEFDSAYTFIYSPREGTPAAKMKDNVPMRVKKERLQRLNEVVNEISAKKMKEYEGQVVEVLVEGESKNNPDILAGYTRKNKLVNFKGPKEAIGQLVNVKIHQAKTWSLDGEMVGEAIEVK